One stretch of Caldalkalibacillus thermarum DNA includes these proteins:
- a CDS encoding RNA-binding S4 domain-containing protein encodes MRLDKFLKVSRLIKRRTLAKELCDQGRIKVNGRTAKAGTKVAAGDELYIRFGQKAVTVTINQLKESPRKEEAEELYTVLSEERVDPYADDLAD; translated from the coding sequence GAGGCTGGATAAGTTTTTAAAAGTCTCGCGGCTCATTAAACGACGCACGCTGGCAAAAGAGTTGTGTGACCAAGGACGAATTAAAGTGAACGGCCGGACGGCCAAAGCTGGCACCAAGGTGGCCGCCGGTGATGAACTGTATATCCGTTTTGGCCAAAAGGCGGTCACCGTTACGATTAACCAGCTCAAAGAGTCACCTCGGAAAGAGGAAGCCGAAGAACTGTATACTGTTTTATCCGAAGAAAGGGTAGACCCCTATGCGGACGACCTGGCTGATTAA